The stretch of DNA TGTCAATTTAGTGCCTCATAAGTATTTATCTCATTTGCCCTTCTTGTGTTACACATTGCACTCGTTTTTTTTTTTTTAAGTATCGGGTGCACCTGCAGATGTAACACATGCATTTCGTCGTCAGCGTCAGATGGTTATAAGAAACAGGAGTAGAGTGTAGTCGGTGTAGCCGGGGGGGGGGGGTCTCCGAAAGTCGCGTCATGAGAGAGTTGAGAAAATTCCTATGGAAGAAGTTTCGCCGACCCCCGACTACACCTCTCTGAAATCAGAACAGTATTTCAAATGGTATAATCCCTCTATCAGGGATAGCTGACGCGCGGGCGAAAACTCCGATTTGGACCGATACTATCCGGTTTTGCGCGAGAATTCGAGTGTACGTTTCGAGTGGTATAATTCCTTATCGTTATCTACACCTATCAATCACCATGACTGTTATAAGTGTGCGGCACCTCCTTCTAAATAGCCGACGACCTACCCAGCGGCGCGTTGCTCGCGGGAGGGCGTCACAACTATTCGAGAATGAAAACGAGGCGAGGGTGGCATTAACACCCTCGCTCAAAACACGACGGTTCGGTGATTGAACCCGACCGCGGGGGCGGTGGCTTCGACCTAATCTACGCGGTGCTGCTATTAAGTCGTTTCGTTACCCCGTCTGTGGTCGTGAGATATTGCGGAGATAACGACACACATGCAAGGATACGAAAATAGCAGGCGAGATAGTGAAACGAATAACCATTCTTTGAGTGAAGAAATGGACGAACAGCAACGTGAATACGGATTATCAAACAGCGAACGCGAATGTGTGGCCCGCCTACTGCCGGCCGACACCCCCGGTCTGGACTGCTACCGGCACGGCAGGGAGGGCGGGCAACAAGCGTGTTTTGAGGAATTCGGCGCGGAGATGTGCATTGGACGGTTACTTCCATGAGTACGACCACTTCCGAGAGCGGTGCAGTCGCGGAGTTGGACACGACCACCGCCCTGACCGCCGAGAGCGAACGTGAGCGCGTGGCCGACCGGCTCCACGAAGCCGGTCTAAGCAACCAGCGGTTCGTGGTCGTTGAAGACGGTACGAAGGTATGCCACAACCACAGTCAGCGTACGCCCGACGACCCACAACTGACGGGTAACTACGGCGTCTATGCTGGCCCCGGCGCGGACGCCGACGACGAGAGCGACGGGTGGCTTGTGGACGTGGACGTTGACGATTACGCCGCCGACGCCGACGCACGCGAAGCACTCGAAGCTATCAACGCACTCCCTGAGACGCTTACCGTCGAGACACCCCACACGGACGGCGAGACGGGCGGCCACCGATTCTACGCCGTGACGGGCGACGTGGTGGCCGCCATGCAGGACGTGACCGGCGGAAAGTCGAACCCCTCGCCCTCGTGGGGCGAGGTTAGGGTTGCCAACCAGTACGTCGTTGGTCCCGGCTCACAACTCGACGGTTGCGACAAAGAAGACTGTGAGACGTGCGCGACGCCCGACGGCGGCCGGTATCGTATCGCCGACGGTGGCGACCGGCCGATAGCTACGATAACCGCCGAGCAGTTGGCCGACGCGCTCCGCGAGGACCCCACCTACGCCGACAAGGACACCGCCGGCACGGACGCTACCGACCCAGCGGAGTACGACGGAACCGGCACCGATGCAGAGACGGTCGCACGAAACCACACGTGGCTGCGGGACTACCTCGCACTCGGCGACGACGACCGCTCGCGGGCGGACTTTCGCGCCTGCTGTCTCATGATTGAGAGCGGCGTCGCCGAAGCCGACGCGCGGGCGTTGCTCAACGGCTCGCCCCACACAAAGGTCCACGAGCGGGGTGAGGGTTATTGGCGTGAGACGTGGCGAAGCGCACTCCGCGCGGCCGACCTCCCGGACACCGGGACCGAGAGCGACGACGACACCGACGACGAAGGTGTGTCGGACGACGCGCCTTTCGAGGAGCGGGTCCGCGCCCGCGTGCTCGACCCCTACGAAAAGTCTGAGGGCGGTATCACCTCCCCGACGGCGATTAACCGCTTCGCGGAGGAACTTGAACGGGAGTGTCACTTTGTCATGCCCGGCGAGCACGTCCGGGGGTGGTACAATGAGCTATATCGCTACAACCCCGAGACGGGCGTGTACGAGCGCGGTGCCGTCGAGCACGTCATGGATGTGGCGGAGCGGACGCTCGGCGACTTTGCAACGAACCACCGGATTCGTGAAATCGTTGCGAAAGTCGAGCGGCGGAACCTCCGGCACGACGGTTTCGAGAGCCACCCCGCCCGGCAGGTTGTGGGCAACGGGATTCTCGACCTGCGCACGCTCGACCTCGCGCCTCACACCCCCGAGGAGTACCACCAACGGCGCATAGCGTGGGATTACCCCGGCCCCGACGCCGAAGCGCCGGTCGCCGACGCGTTCATCCACAGCGTTGTGGGGTCCGACGCGGACGCCGAGACGCTGTATCAGCTCATGGCGCACACGCTCTACGGCGGCTATCCCGACGCGAAACTCGCCATGCTCGTGGGCGACGGCGAGAACGGCAAATCCCTCGTTCTGTGGCTTGTGCGGCGGTTCCTCTCGGCGACCGGCGGCCCGGTGGATGTGGGTGGCCGCGACGGCGAGGACGGCGAGGGCGGTACCACCGACAACGAGAACGTGGCGAACGTGCCGCTCTCACAGTTATCCGACGAGGGCAGTTTCGCGCTCCACCAGTTGAACGGCAAGATGGTGAATATCAACGCCGACCTGTCGAGCGAGGACGTTCAAGAGCAATCCGTCTTGAAGAAAATGACCGGTGACGACCTGATATGGGCGAATGTCAAGAACAGGACGCCTATCGAATTCAAGAACAGGGCGACGGGGCTGTTCGCGGCGAACACGCTCCCCTCGTTCGGCGAGGACAGCCGGGCTGTGTGGAGACGGTGGCTTGTTGTTCAATTCCCGTACACGTTCGTATCGGGAGAGCCGACTGCCCCCGACGAAAAGCGGGTGGAGCGCCGCGACGTACTCAAGGCGCGTATCGGTGCGGAGAGTGAAATGGAGGGGTTACTCGCCCGTGCGGCCCGAGAGGTTCACGACTGGTACAACGACCGCGAGCGCGATTTCTTCACGAACGCGGCGAGTCCCGAGGACGTTCGTGACACCATGCTCCGCGGGAGCGACCCGGTGTATCACTTCGCGCGGGTTGCGCTCGAACCGAACGACGATGGGAGCGGTGAAATTTCGAAGAAGGACGTTCGTAACGCTTTCCGCGAGTTCGTAAAGGCCGAGCGTATATCGACCAATTTGACGGCCGACCCCAAACAGTTCGGGACCGAATTGTTCGCGCTCGAAGACTACCATATCGATAGCGACCGCACGACGATAGAAGGCGAACGCGTGACGACCTACACGGGCATTTCTTTCACCGACCGGGGAGAGCAGTTGCTCGCCGACGACGACGACACGAACGGGGGCGGTGAATGACCAACGACGAACGGGCGGGACCCCGCGGAGACGAGCGCGAGAACACAGACATTCTCGACGCTCTCGAAAGCGTCAATGACGCTCTCGACGCCCTCGACGGGAAAGTTGAGAGCCTACGACGTATGAAAGCGCGCAGGCGCTTCCACGATGAAAACCGGCGCTACACAGAGAACTACGACGAACACAGAGAGCTAACGTAATGGGACTAACAGATAGAGCTTTCGAGCTATTCGGGGCGCGAATTCCACCCGGGCGGAATGGAAAAGTCCCCCGGATAGTGGATGAGAGCACAGGCACAGGCACAGACGCGGAAGTGACGGCGAGCGACGACGCGGGTACGGCTTCGGCAGGGATGCGTCCGCCGAAGCGCCCACCGAACCAATCACAGAACAGCAACAGCGGAAGCAATCAGGACAGCAACACAATGGCAGAAGTTAACACGGAGAAAGTGGCAGAGGAGATAGGCAACGACGCGGATAACGAGTTGGGGCGAATCACGGCGGCAATAGCCGAGGGCGCGGGCTTCTCTCATGAGGCTCTCGACGCGCTTGTGTTCGAGGCGCTCGCCGTCGAGGCGTTCGGCGAGGACGCCGTAAAGCGTGCGCGTCGAACCGTCATCAAAGACTTGCTCGAAAACTACGTGGAGGACCGCGTGGTTGGTGAACTCGAAGCGTCGAGAACGCCCGGCACCGGTGCCGGCATCGGCGGCGCGGTTCTGACCGGCAGCGGCGTACAGACGACTGCCGCGACTGCGGGCGCTCTCGGCGGCGAGGATTTGGACTCGTACGGGACTGGGGTCGAAGGCGACGACGGGCGTGTGAGCGACGTATCGAAGTGGCAACAGCAGCAGGCGCTCGCGGCCGAAGCGCCCACCGACCCACGTCTCGACGCCTACGGGACGGGAACGGAACGCGTCGGTGAGGACGGCACGGAAGTGGACACGGTGGACGCAGACCACGCCGAAGCCTCGGAGCGCGCCCGTCTCAAAGCCAACGCGAAGCTCATTGAGCAGAACGAACGCGAGAGCGCCGGCAGCGACGACCCCGAGGATTATGGCACGGGCGTTGAGAAATCGGGGAGAGGCCGATGAAAGCGGCTCTCGTCCACGACGCCGACCCTACTGAAATCAGCGTGGCTGACTACTACGGTCTCGGCGAGGACGACGACCGGGCTCTCGTCGCCTACGCCCCGTACGTCGGACCGGCACCCGACAACTACGATGTGGTAAAAGATGGCACGGTCCGTAAGCCCGACGAGACGGCCAACGACCCCGCGGACGTGACTCTCGCCACGTATCAGCTTGGCGACCGGCTCCCCGCCGGGAAGGTTACTCTCGCGGAGTTTCAGGCGGGGTACGGGACGCTCGCGCTGATAAATCCCACCTACGGGCAAGTCTCGGTGGGCGGCACCAACATGGCATCACTCTCTCACAGCGACATTGAGAAGATTAACCGCGGCGCTCGCTCGCCGGACCCGGACGCACCCGCCGGCAGCGAAGGCGAATAGGAGTAGGATAGGAGCACGCACACATGACTACGACCACGACCGCGAAAACGACGCTCACGGATGTAACCGGCCGTGAACCGCTCCCCGACGCCGTAGCCGAGCTGATGGAGAGCAGTCGCACGCTCGGCGACCTCGTAGAGCGGGTGTGGCGGCTGTTGCCCGCCGCTGACCGGGACGGGACACCGCCCGAGCGAGGCGTATCTGTGCGGTCGCTAATGGCCCTCACGGGAGAGAACCGCCGACGCATCGAGAATGGCGTGCTCTCCCGACTTCGACAGGCGGGCGTGGTCGAGCGTCAGCTTACCCACACCCGGGGGGTACGAGTTGCGTACTACCGGACTGACACTGTGGACCCGTTGTTCGCCGACGCGCGTCGAGAGTGCGAGCGTGAGCGCGCCACGTCGCCGACTTACCTCCTGCCCTCACCGCGCAGGGTTCGGCCCGGCGGCCCCTCGATTGAGGACCCCTTCGCGGTGGACCCCGACGGTCTCGCCTTTGGCGGCGCAGGAGGCGACTGACGCCATGCCCGTGGAAGTTAAGTGTGCATGGTGCGACGGCGCTTTCGAGGTCGAACCAGCGCGTGCCGAGCGGAGTGAGAACCACTTCTGCGACCACGAGTGTATGGCGAATTTCCAGTCGAAAACTGTCATGACGTTTTGCGTCGAGTGCTTCAAGCTTGCTTACGTTCCATCGAGGATGGCGAAACAGGATGGCGGCTACGTTTGCGAGCCGTGTCGCGGTCTTGGCGACTGATACCCACTTTCGGTCTTCCCCCAATTGGGGGACGGCCGAGCAGTTGGTGAACGCTTTTACCCTTACTTTTGGCCGCCGAAGCCTCACTTCCACCTTCGTTGTGCGTTACCCGCCGCATCGCTGTTCGAACCACCTCTGACAAACTGTTTCAATTTCGTAGAGGGTTTTTCACCGTTCCGAGACACAGATTTGTCGGTTTTATGCGCGCGTTAAGCCTTCGGTTTCAATCCCGTAGTGGGTTTTCACCGTCTCGAGACCCCTCTATGCAACGGCATAGCACATAGTACTTTCGGTTCCAATCCCGTAGTGGGTTTTCACCGTCCCGAGACACGGCATACTGATGCTGGGTTTCGCCATCTCAGTAGGTTTCAATCCCGTAGTGGGTTTTCACCGTCCCGAGACATCGTGACTGTGTCGTCCGCGACGTTACGCTCGGTCGTTTCAATCCCGTAGTGGGTTTTCACCGTCCCGAGACGTTCCGACGGGTCGCAGTAAGCCACGCCACGCCCCGTTTCAATCCCGTAGTGGGTTTTCACCGTCCCGAGACAGGGGGTCAAGAGCCAAGGATAGTCCTCTAAATCGATTTTCAAGCCGTGAATATCTCTCACTCTTTCGTGGACCTCCGCTATACAGCTCGTTTAAATGGGTCCATGATTCGCGGACCGATTACTTCGTACTGTATTGAAACGATTTCTTTTTGCGTTCTTCGGGAGTTTGGTGGAACTCCCTGTAATACGCTGGGATACCCGCTCGTGGCTCGAAGCGTTCGCTCCGTTCGCGTGCCGAAGCGACCACAGGTGTATAATTTCCGAGGCCGCGTCGGTCGCATGACGACGACCTGTGCCTCAACCCTGTTCGTCTGCTACTGGCGTGGGCCGCTGGTTGTCAATACCAGTCTTTTCGTCGTGTGGCTGTGTAGACAGCCAGCTATCTCGGCGGGGTCTCGTGGGGTGAAAGGTCCTTCCCCGTGCATTCAAGCCAGAGACGCCCAGCCGAGCCTAACGACGGGCGGGCTTTCGGTCAGGTAACATCAACCCGACCTACGCAGTGAAACGACTGCGTCCCGGGGAGCGACATATAGCCACTCCCGGTTGTCACAATCAACGAGGGGTCAACATATAACTATTTGCACGCCCTGTAGTCAGAACATGGAAATCTCCGCTTCTACCGAAGCAATGGGGCTACTCTACCGCTCTGCAGTAATAGAACACCGTAATAGGCAGGAGCTGTGGTGATGGCGCAGTCGCCACTAACGGATTTTGTGGACCCGGCGGCAACTCATACTGAATCAATCAACCGAACAGTGGTTGCCCCACTCGAACTCAGTAACCGAAAGCGTGAACGGTTGGAAAGAGCCGTCAAGCAATGGCAGGCGATTGCTGGGCGGATGGCAGACCTAATGCCGTCATTCGATTCTCGACTGTGGCGTCCGCAACAGACGACACTTTGGCGGACTGTGAAAGAAGAATTCCCAGACCACTCGCTCAAAGCACATACCGCATATGAGGCGGCGTTTAAAGTTGCTGAGGCATTTGGGTCATGGGACTCGAATGGGAGACCCTCAGACAACCATCCGGGCCGACCGTTCGGTCGTGGGTCGTATATCCGATTCGACCACAGCAGCGTTGAGCTTGTCGAGAACGACCGTGGATACGGCGTGAAACTCGGTCTCGAACCGCGGAAACCAGAATGGTTCCATCTCCCCACAGGCGACTATCAGCGCGAATACTTCGACCGGGTTACTGATGGAGACGCTGAGACGGCAAGCGCAGAAGTGCACCTCTCTAGTGATGGTGCGACACTCCATCTCGTCGTGAAAGAAGATGTAGAGGTGTACGATGCAACTGATGTACCGCGATTCGTCGGCGTAGATATTGGAGAGACCGTACTATATGCCGCCGCAGTAACAGAGGTACTCAATTCACCGTCAGTCGAAGCCGTCGAAATGCAGCCCGGACGGGAATTCCGACACTACCGCGACCGACTCAACGAAAAGAGGAAGCGATTGGGTGAGAAAGGCGACCTCCGTGGAGTACGCGAATGTCGCGGCGACAGAGAGCGGTATACAGAGCAGGTGACGGACGAGGCGTCACGAGCCATCGTTGACCTCGCACAGTCGTACGCGCCTTGTGGTATTGCGCTCGAAAATCTCACGGGCTACCGACAGACAGCTGAGGACGCTATTCACGACTGGCCGTTTGCACTCATGCAAAAGAAAATCGCATACAAAGCAACGGGCGCTGGCATCCCGGTTGAAAGCATCAATGCAGCCGGAACGAGCACCACCTGTCGAAAGTGTGGCCAGACCGACGCAGCAGCGCGAGACGGGTCAGACTTTGCCTGTCACCGGTGTGGGTACGAAATCCATGCCGACGTGAACGCTGCTATCAACATTGCTCAACGAGCCGCGGAATAGCGCCGCGCTCGTGGAATGGTTGGCTTCATACGGCCGGCCGCCACGGTGGGTGACTATCCGACGCGCTGGATGTAACGGGCGAGACGGTACGCGCCACTCGATAAAGGCCGCGAGGCCCGCGGGGTCGAACGTAAAGAGGTCGGCACACGGGCGGCCATGTGCTGACCCGTGGACGAATAGGCCGGTTGCGTGGGTATTAATGGTACACACTTGGGGCTTATCCATACGGATAGCGCGCCTGCGTGCCACAGTCACAGGTTATCACCACGTGACCGTCCTGCGTGCGCACCCGACAGTTCCGGCCCGGCAGGAGGTAGCCATCGCAGGCGTCGCACGTGAACCGTCTGAACGTTCGCGGAAGCGGTCGGCG from Halococcus sediminicola encodes:
- a CDS encoding DUF5906 domain-containing protein, with translation MSTTTSESGAVAELDTTTALTAESERERVADRLHEAGLSNQRFVVVEDGTKVCHNHSQRTPDDPQLTGNYGVYAGPGADADDESDGWLVDVDVDDYAADADAREALEAINALPETLTVETPHTDGETGGHRFYAVTGDVVAAMQDVTGGKSNPSPSWGEVRVANQYVVGPGSQLDGCDKEDCETCATPDGGRYRIADGGDRPIATITAEQLADALREDPTYADKDTAGTDATDPAEYDGTGTDAETVARNHTWLRDYLALGDDDRSRADFRACCLMIESGVAEADARALLNGSPHTKVHERGEGYWRETWRSALRAADLPDTGTESDDDTDDEGVSDDAPFEERVRARVLDPYEKSEGGITSPTAINRFAEELERECHFVMPGEHVRGWYNELYRYNPETGVYERGAVEHVMDVAERTLGDFATNHRIREIVAKVERRNLRHDGFESHPARQVVGNGILDLRTLDLAPHTPEEYHQRRIAWDYPGPDAEAPVADAFIHSVVGSDADAETLYQLMAHTLYGGYPDAKLAMLVGDGENGKSLVLWLVRRFLSATGGPVDVGGRDGEDGEGGTTDNENVANVPLSQLSDEGSFALHQLNGKMVNINADLSSEDVQEQSVLKKMTGDDLIWANVKNRTPIEFKNRATGLFAANTLPSFGEDSRAVWRRWLVVQFPYTFVSGEPTAPDEKRVERRDVLKARIGAESEMEGLLARAAREVHDWYNDRERDFFTNAASPEDVRDTMLRGSDPVYHFARVALEPNDDGSGEISKKDVRNAFREFVKAERISTNLTADPKQFGTELFALEDYHIDSDRTTIEGERVTTYTGISFTDRGEQLLADDDDTNGGGE
- a CDS encoding ribonuclease P protein component 4; this encodes MTLADERIDRLHALARQAAREGDADRARECVRLARRVAERNRRPLPRTFRRFTCDACDGYLLPGRNCRVRTQDGHVVITCDCGTQARYPYG
- a CDS encoding RNA-guided endonuclease InsQ/TnpB family protein, which produces MKEEFPDHSLKAHTAYEAAFKVAEAFGSWDSNGRPSDNHPGRPFGRGSYIRFDHSSVELVENDRGYGVKLGLEPRKPEWFHLPTGDYQREYFDRVTDGDAETASAEVHLSSDGATLHLVVKEDVEVYDATDVPRFVGVDIGETVLYAAAVTEVLNSPSVEAVEMQPGREFRHYRDRLNEKRKRLGEKGDLRGVRECRGDRERYTEQVTDEASRAIVDLAQSYAPCGIALENLTGYRQTAEDAIHDWPFALMQKKIAYKATGAGIPVESINAAGTSTTCRKCGQTDAAARDGSDFACHRCGYEIHADVNAAINIAQRAAE